From one Bacillus sp. FJAT-42376 genomic stretch:
- a CDS encoding YezD family protein: MGEQDQLDEVIGTLKEMLQAMRYGSITLVVQDGKIIQLEKNEKVRLK, encoded by the coding sequence GTGGGGGAGCAAGATCAGCTGGATGAAGTAATCGGAACATTAAAGGAAATGCTTCAAGCGATGAGGTATGGTTCCATCACCCTGGTTGTCCAGGATGGGAAGATCATTCAGCTTGAGAAAAATGAAAAAGTACGCCTGAAATAA
- a CDS encoding phosphoadenylyl-sulfate reductase — protein sequence MLTFENWTDSAPEFEDEDKVTEALNVLKWAYAHYEEELVYACSFGIEGIVLIELISRVKKDARIVFLDTELHFKETYDLIERVKARYPDLNILLKKPSLTVAEQAAEYGDELWKTNPNECCRIRKVLPLREVMSGEKAWISGLRREQSPSRKDTQFLNKDDKFKNIKICPLIHWTWKDVWRFAHKNDLDYNVLHDQGYPSIGCEPCTQPAIDVNDARSGRWNGTQKTECGLHG from the coding sequence ATGCTGACATTTGAAAATTGGACGGATTCAGCTCCGGAATTTGAAGATGAGGACAAAGTGACAGAAGCGCTGAATGTTTTAAAGTGGGCTTATGCTCATTATGAGGAAGAGCTGGTTTATGCATGCAGCTTCGGGATAGAAGGAATCGTTCTCATTGAACTCATTTCAAGAGTAAAAAAAGATGCACGAATCGTTTTTCTGGACACCGAGCTTCATTTTAAAGAAACATATGACCTGATCGAACGGGTAAAAGCCCGTTATCCGGATTTGAATATTCTGTTGAAAAAACCGTCTCTCACGGTAGCAGAGCAGGCCGCTGAATATGGGGATGAGCTTTGGAAAACGAATCCGAACGAATGCTGCAGAATCCGCAAAGTTCTCCCGCTCAGAGAAGTGATGAGCGGAGAAAAAGCGTGGATTTCGGGACTGAGAAGAGAGCAGTCCCCTTCGAGAAAAGATACTCAGTTCTTAAATAAAGATGACAAATTTAAAAACATTAAGATTTGCCCGCTCATCCACTGGACATGGAAAGACGTCTGGAGATTTGCCCACAAAAATGATTTGGATTATAACGTTCTTCATGATCAAGGGTATCCAAGCATCGGATGCGAGCCTTGCACCCAGCCTGCCATCGATGTGAATGATGCGAGATCGGGACGATGGAACGGCACGCAGAAGACAGAATGCGGACTGCACGGGTGA